cagcattgtcttttaggatttggaacagctcagctggaattccatcacatccactagctttgtttgtagtgaggcttcctaaggttcacttgacttcacactccaggatgtctggctctaggtgagtgatcacaccatcgtagttGTCtatgtgtcatgaagatcttttttgtacaattcttctgtgtattcttgccacctcttcttaatgtcttctgcttctgttagatccataccatttctgtgctttattgtgcccatctttgaatgaaatgttcccttggtatctctaattttcttgaagagatctctagtctttcccattctgttgttgggaaaacatctacttctgctttattgactatgccaaagcttttgactgtgtggatcacaacaaactggaaatttcttcaagagatgggaataccagaccacctgacctgcctcctgagaaatctgtatgcaggtcaggaagcaacagttagaaccagacatggaacaacagactggttccaaattgggagaagagtacatcaaggctgtatattgtcaccttgcttatttaacttatatgcagagtaaattatgcaaaatgctgggctggatgaagcacaagctggaatcaagatcaccgggagcaatatcagtaacctcagatatgcagatgacaccatccttatggcagaaagcaaagaggaactaaagaatgtCTTAATGgcgaaagaggacagtgaaaaagctggcttaacactcaacattcaaaaaacaaagatcatggcatccggtcccatcacttcatggcaaaaagatggggaaacaatggaaacagtgagagactttattttcttgggctccaaaatcactgcaaatggggactaagccatgaaattaaaagtcgcttgctccttggaaaagagctatgaaaacctagacagcacattaaaaagcagagacttcactctgctgacaaaggtcatctactcaaagctatggtttttccagtagtcacatatggatgtgagagttggaccataaaggttgagcactgaaaaattgatgaaactgtggtgttggagaagattcaagtccctttgactgcaaggagatccaaccattcaatGGTAaataaaatcagtcctgaatacacattggaaggactgatgctgaaactaaagctccgacactttggccacctgatgcaaagaactaagtcatagaaaaagaccctgatgctggaaagattgaaggcaggaggagaaggggacaacagaggaggagatggttggatggcatcacccactctatggacatgagtttgagtaaactcctggagttggtgatggacagggaagcctggtgtgctacagtccatggggtcgcaaagagtcggacatgactgagcaactgaactgaattgccaGCTGATTGCTCTACTGATTTCAACAATCCCCTGGGCATAAATTCCTTTAAAACTTATCCAATCCAGTTCCAGCCTgacacaatcttttttttttttaaactggagtatacttgctttatcatgctgttaatttctgctgtacaacagtgaatcagctgtgagtacacacacaccccgtccctctggagcctccctcctgctcgcccccaccccacccctcctggtTATCACAGAGCATAGACTGAGCTCTCCTGCGAGCTATTTACACATCATAGTGCATGTaagtcaatgctactttctcaatccATCATGCCCTCTCTTTACCCCCCATTCCCATAAacctcttctctatgtctgtgtctctatttctgccctggaaATAAGGTTGtgtgtaccatttttctggattccatatatatatacattaatatatgatatttgacACAAGCTTTTCTGCGTTGGTGTTTCATGTTCCCACCCCATGAGGGCTCCCCTGGTTTTCTGATTCCCTAGTTCCGTCCTGTGAACCAGCCTGCAGCTTGGCCTTATCTCGAATCTCCTCCCAAGTGTCCACTACTGCCTCATGAAACTTGAGAACTTGCGCTTGAGCTTCTCCACAGTCTGTTGCAAACAGAGTCAGTCCTCTGGGAAGAGATTAGGAGCGATCTGTTGTTCTGACTTGCTCACCCCCTTGCCCCCCAGTCTCTGAGCTCACTCTGGAGCCGGCGGGGAGGACAACGGCAGATGTCTCCGTGACACCCCTGCTCAAGGAGCTCAGCGGTGGGGTGCCAGCCTGGGGTCCTCTCTGCCATCTCTCCTGGTGAGAACCACTGCCCCACAGCTGGGGGGGTGACCAGCAGCCCAGCACCCTCAGTGGTGCCAAGGTGGAGCCTGCCTGCCAAGAGGGGACTGGGTAGGAGGGCGCCCTCACCCCCACTTAGGCAGGCACTGGGCCCACTCCTCGGggaaggagctgggggaggaagcCTTGAGTCCTCAGCTGCAACCCCTGGAGCAGggtctctgcagtggaagcatgttTTGTCTTTAAAGAAACATTATGAACTCACGGAGGTAAGTATATTTGATGTGTTTCTTCCAGTTGTAGTTCTTGTTCTCAGTCCACTCCAGCTGTCCTGCCCTTGACTGGCAGCTCCTTTCTGGGATGTCTCCTGGGCCCAAGCTTGGTATTCCCCAATAGCTTCCTTGATCTCAAAAGACTAATCTAGGCTTTCAGTAAAGCTGTAGGTTTAgtaaatatggtatatacattaTAGTTTACAACAGTACTTCTAATTCAAATTCAGGATTATGGGTTTTTAATGTCAATGCTCCTAAATCTACTTTTTCCCAAGTCAAAAAATTTCAGTTCTCAAAACTACTCAGGTCATTTGGCAATTGGGACATTTGAGTTGTTCTCAGTATTTAGTTATTAAAAATTTCACTGAATAAACTGCCTTTTGGGTAAATCTTTTGAAGTATTGCAATGTGGGTTCAGAATGTAGTCCTAAAAGTGGGATTGCTCGGTCACAGGTATGTGCAAAAGTGACTTTGTTAGGTATTGGTAAATTCCCTTCCTAGGGGCTGCAGCATGCAGCACCCCCACTGACCACATGTGAGATGCCACTTCACACACAAAAGGGTGCGCCATCTAACCTTTGGGTTTTGTCAACTGGATGCAGAAGAACAGGTCtctgtgcatttttatttctgtttctctttctatgAGTGAACTGAGGGGTCACTTTCTGCCCCTCAGATGTTCTGCTTTGGCTAAAGTTGTGTAAAGGCAACACAGAAAGGGCATGGGTGGAAAAGTGAATTGGGGTGAAAATTCATACCTAGTAATTTTTAACAatctatttttctaagaatttattttaaagtggtCCTAGATCATAGATCTGCAGTCATATAGCAgaaacaaatattcattttttcagCTAGAACCTAGACATGTCAGAGAAACTCCAGTGGTAAATTCCAAGAAATACAAACTCACAGCCAAAACTCATAAAATTCCCCAGGAAACTAGGCAGCATGAGTGAGGCGGCAGAAAGAAGGATGGAGGGGTCAGACCCACGACTTCAGATACTGGTGCTATCAGTCAGAGAATGTACAATAAGTTcaatatgtttaaaaagaatGAGTTGAAGATAAGATTAACAAAAGCTATAAAAGTCCAGCAAATTAGAAAAACAACATAGCacttaaaagaactgaaaatcatAACTTTGGAAATTAAACACTGTGAATGAGTTCAACAACACATCTGATAACAGCTGATAAGGAAATTAGTGAACTGAAAAATGGATCTTGAGCAATTACCCAAAATGCAGCAAAGACAGATAAGGGACAGGAAATAGGGAAGGGGTGTTAGAAGGCAGAGTGAGGGTGTCTGATGCATGTTTCTGGGGTTTTAGAAGGAGCAGGAACAGAGAATGGGGTAGAGGTGCCATCTGAAGAGAGAAAAGCCCAGGTTCAGAGCACCCTCCGTGGAGCAGACAGGGTGACGAGCGCCTTTGCTGGAAGCACTAGTGAAGCCACAGCAAAGCACGGAGGAGAGAGGCCACCTTCGGGCTGACGAGCACGGCGCTGCTGGGGCAGCAGGGCTCTGCGCGGGGCGCAGAGGGACCAGAGACCAGGCCCAAGTGCCCAGCGAGAAGGGCCAAACGGGCCCCTCAGGGGACAGGCCCCAGAGGACAGCCAGCCGGTGGGTCCCCGGTCCCAAGCCCAGCAGGGCAGGCCTGCATCGCCAAACCGGGGCCAAGCCGACCACCCGCCCCACCACGTCCCTCTGGCTCCACAGGCCTTGCAGCCCCTCCCAAGGCCGAAGTCTCCCCCGAGCGCAGGCACCAGGGCCGCGGGCATCCCCCCAAAACTAGGAAGAGCCCCCCAGGGACCTGTCAGCCCATCGCCCCCTCTGAGAAGTGGCCGAGGACGAAATCCTCACTGTCACCCAGCATAGAAGGACAACCGTTTACTCCACGTAAACGAAGACCCTTTACTCCACACGTCTCACTAAGGAAAACCGTTTACCCCATGTGTCTCCAAAGGGCGTTGTGAGCGGTGGTGGCTGCTCCCCGCACCCCAGTCACCCACAAGGGATCCCTTTCCAGATCCCACGCATCCCCCACGGCCTCGGTCAGCTGGCTATTCACGGCCTGGGACGAGCAGGGCAGTGGGCGGGCTCCACCGTCACAGGCGCTTGCTTTTCTTCTTGGTGCTTTTAAATCCTCGAGAGGCACCCTGCCCGAAACAGATGGTTGACGGTATCCTGAAACAGAAAAACGTCCACACAAAACCGCTACAGTTTTGCCCATAGATGGCGGAATGCAGCGGCAGTCTCCCGGGGCCTGACTCCGGatgctccctcctccccagagacCGCAGGGCTCTTCAGGTGGGAGCTCCCTGCATCCAGCGAGGCCACAGCGGGCGCGCTCCCTGTGCCCGCCCCCAACGGAGCCTGAGCCTCCCACTTCCCCAGCTCACTCTCAGGTCAGAGTGACTACACCCATgggcaggctgcagggggcctCCAGGTCCTCCCTGACAGGGTAGGCTTGTTGgttgttttttccatttctccaaCATTGACCCCCAAATTAGACTTGAAATCAAATTAACCCAACAAAAACACCATTAACACTAGAAAGACAGGCGGTAGGTAGGTTACCCCAGCAGTCACATCCTGCATCTTTCCATCCCCGCCCAGGCCACGGTCAGAGGAGGCTGTGTTCCCAGGGCCCCAGGTCACTCAAGGGCAGCAGGGTGCTCAGGCTTTTCATCTCCCCCTGAAGCCAACACTCCAACCCAGTGCGGCTTCTCTCAGTGGGGACGCTCAGAGTCAAACCCAGAATTCTCCAGAAGCACAAGTTCAGAACCTGGTTCAGAAAGGGGCCAGGTACTGACCTGTGGCCGTAGACCCGCCTCTCTCTTGGAGGTTCCAGGTGGGCCTCTGCGTGTTCAGAGCAGACTTCCATGGCATCTCCTTCAGGGGGTGCCTGGTCCTCCCCTGGGGCTTCTGTCGACACCTGCgaggctgggctggggaagaCAGGCTGAGGGCTCTCCCAGGGTCAGCGCCTGTAGCCCCACCTTCCCCCGGGAGTGAACTCGCAAAGCTATTCTGGCTGTTTATGGCTTTTGTCAGAGTAATTCCAGTCTGTTTATGGCTGTTTTGTCAGGGTAATTCCAGGCTACTGGAATTACAGGACAAATAGAGGTAACTTAATATGACATACACCACGTTTTATGAGTTTAGGTATAACAATCAcactttgtcttttaaaatactaCCTTTATGATGTCATGTGGTAAATGACTATCAACAGTACCAAGCGTCTTTCCATAATAATTAAGTGAGAAATTCACTAAAGCCAGCCATACAATACTGAGCTTCTCCTCCTTAACACCACTGTCTCAATCCAGCACtgcatgatttttttctccttaaaatgatTCCTTGGAAAGGAAGCAGTTACCTTATACTCAAGGTCTTAGAAAAATCTCCCATATTGAAGTGGGTTCTCCTGATTATTCTACTTTGAACAGCAAAGTCCTATCTGGGGACAACAATTTAGTCTGAAATGATTTCAATCAAGGCAATCTTTAGATGGTTACAAAGCTTTCCCTGAGAAGGTCAGttaatgaaaaagcaaagaaaacacgAACTTAAAGGCAGTTCCCAGATGTAGTTTCCACAGTGCATTCTGAACAATATTACACAGCTCTGTCGTCAAGCTTGTAAATGTACTGACCGGACAAACGAAAAGCCAAAGGACTCCATGTGCGGGAAACGGCTCACGGCCTGGGACAAACCCCCACGGGGCCCATGTGAGGATGGAGGAGGGGTCATGGGGCGGCGGAGGCGGAGCGTGAGCGCAGAGGGACGCCCAACAGACCCTGTGACTGCGCCCCGGTCACCGCCCACACAGGCCCAGGAAGGCAGcgtcccccttcttctcctccttgcAGAGTGGCCACGTACAAAACCGCCTCCACCTGCTCAACCCCTCTCGGGTTAGTAACTCCTGACTCACAGGGTTAACCCACAACCAACCGTGACGTTAGGTGACAGGAGTCTGCACACTCTCGGGCCTGCTGAGCCCAGGAGGCGGCCTCCGCGAGCCCCGCCACATACCCTCCGCCCTTCCTCGGCTTGTCAAAGCGGAAGTCTGCAGGGTAGAGGTGGTGCGTCACCAGGTGCTCCTTCCGGTCTCTGCCGGTCCTGAACTTCTCCGCGCAGCCCTCCACCAGGCACTGGTACTACAACAGAGACAGTGTCGCCACCCTGACCCCGGGACCGCTGCCGCACCCAGTCGGGACCCCAGCCTCTGGCACCGTGAGGCACACGGCTCGGGGACAAGCCCCGTGATGGCTGCCCCTGGCCTCCGTGGGCGAGCGTCCCTCACCATGTCCTGCCGCTCGGCCAGGATCTGGAACAGCGAGTCGTGCCACTCCAGGATGTGGGTGTCCAGCAGGTGCCCAGAGGGGAAGGCCCGCTTACAGGAGGAGCAGACGTTTCCGTGCAGGGTGTGGTAGTGGTGCTCATAGTCCTCCAGGG
The genomic region above belongs to Cervus canadensis isolate Bull #8, Minnesota chromosome 8, ASM1932006v1, whole genome shotgun sequence and contains:
- the ZNF511 gene encoding zinc finger protein 511 isoform X2, whose protein sequence is MQLPPALHARLAGAPGAAAPLPVQRDHLAGNAPFRFAARQVRFPREHEFFEDGDVQRHLYLQDVITQVAAEPERPRVPEFTCQVAGCCQAFDALEDYEHHYHTLHGNVCSSCKRAFPSGHLLDTHILEWHDSLFQILAERQDMCLVEGCAEKFRTGRDRKEHLVTHHLYPADFRFDKPRKGGGYVAGLAEAASWAQQARECADSCHLTSRPASQVSTEAPGEDQAPPEGDAMEVCSEHAEAHLEPPRERRVYGHRIPSTICFGQGASRGFKSTKKKSKRL
- the ZNF511 gene encoding zinc finger protein 511 isoform X4, whose translation is MQLPPALHARLAGAPGAAAPLPVQRDHLAGNAPFRFAARQVRFPREHEFFEDGDVQRHLYLQDVITQVAAEPERPRVPEFTCQVAGCCQAFDALEDYEHHYHTLHGNVCSSCKRAFPSGHLLDTHILEWHDSLFQILAERQDMCLVEGCAEKFRTGRDRKEHLVTHHLYPADFRFDKPRKGGGPASQVSTEAPGEDQAPPEGDAMEVCSEHAEAHLEPPRERRVYGHRIPSTICFGQGASRGFKSTKKKSKRL
- the ZNF511 gene encoding zinc finger protein 511 isoform X1, producing MQLPPALHARLAGAPGAAAPLPVQRDHLAGNAPFRFAARQVRFPREHEFFEDGDVQRHLYLQDVITQVAAEPERPRVPEFTCQVAGCCQAFDALEDYEHHYHTLHGNVCSSCKRAFPSGHLLDTHILEWHDSLFQILAERQDMYQCLVEGCAEKFRTGRDRKEHLVTHHLYPADFRFDKPRKGGGYVAGLAEAASWAQQARECADSCHLTSRPASQVSTEAPGEDQAPPEGDAMEVCSEHAEAHLEPPRERRVYGHRIPSTICFGQGASRGFKSTKKKSKRL
- the ZNF511 gene encoding zinc finger protein 511 isoform X3, with the protein product MQLPPALHARLAGAPGAAAPLPVQRDHLAGNAPFRFAARQVRFPREHEFFEDGDVQRHLYLQDVITQVAAEPERPRVPEFTCQVAGCCQAFDALEDYEHHYHTLHGNVCSSCKRAFPSGHLLDTHILEWHDSLFQILAERQDMYQCLVEGCAEKFRTGRDRKEHLVTHHLYPADFRFDKPRKGGGPASQVSTEAPGEDQAPPEGDAMEVCSEHAEAHLEPPRERRVYGHRIPSTICFGQGASRGFKSTKKKSKRL